GCCTATATATTTTACATCCTGGGGACTTACCTACTGCTGTACCTTTCCCGCACCAGAGAATACTTTGCTGACCATTTTGCTGCAGAAACCACAGGAAACCCTAATGGATTATCCCGCGCTTTAGTTAAGATTGCTTACGGAATTGTCGAAGAAGGTTCACGGTCAAAAGAACCCAGTCGCTTGATTGAAGGGACACGCGCCTTGGGTATTTATGACCCGAAAGCCGCTGCTTCTACAGGAACCGCTTACCGAATTGCTTCAGATTCACAAAAAATTGGTCGCGTCTTTTTGTGGGATATGTTTAACCCTTGGGGTTGGTGGATGGAGTTAAATTCCACTCACCCGCTGACTGGTAAACGAGTCCGCGCCCTTAGCACCTATGCGGAACAGCTGGGTTTACCAATTGAGTTTGACATGGGACGAGTTATTAACGAAGGCAAAACCTTAAGCAAGGGTAAGCTTTATGGTAATTTCTTGTTAGATGTTGTACTCTATGGATCTGAAACCATCGGTCTATTAGCTGGTTTAGTTATCGCCGCAATTTTGTGGTCAAGTTCCCAAAACCCTGGTTTGTCGATGGGTGCGCCATTCATCGGCTTAGGGGTAGGAATTGTGATTAAAGCCTTGGTGATGTTCCCCAGCTATCAGCAAGCACCAGCAACCGATGTTCTCACCCTGATGTCAGACCCTTACGCCAGCCCATTGCGCGGACAACCTGCAAAACTGGAAGGTCAACTAATTGGTCGTGGTGATGCTGGTTATAAATTCGGTTCCGATTTGAAAATCCAAGACCGCAGCGGAATGCTTTATCTGCACTACGCCTCCCGCTTTGGCCCTATCGGTAATTTTCTGTTTGGAATGAAGCGAGTGCAAAGCTTAATTGGTCAACAGGTTGAAGCTGTGGGTTGGTTCCGTCGAGGTGTTGCGCCTTGGATGGATCTGATTCAACTGCAGAGTGAAAATGGCACTATTGTCAACAGTTACCATCGCTTCTGGTCATTCATCATGGGTGGTGCATTGATGATTTTAGGAGTTGTTGTGCAGGTATATTTTAGGTAAATAGTATTTTTGGCGTTGCTGATTAATGGGATGATTTTTGTCTCACGCAAAGGCGCAAAGGCGCAAAGAGGAAGAGTTTTCAAAGTTGAATTTAACGATTTCATCCCGCAATTATGCAACGCCGTATTTTTAGTTAGGGCTATGGCGGTTCTCAGTGACGTATAAGAACCCCACCCCCAACCCCCTAAGCGCAAGCGAGGAGCTTGCTCTGATATACCTCATATCAAATCCGATTGATTGCACATGGTATATGTAGGGGCACGGCATCCAAAATTTTTTCTTCTAATGACAATTTTACTCGTGCCGTGCCCCTACGACAATTTTCCTTAACTGAACTGTATTGCCCTATGTAGGGTGCGTGACGCTTCGATAAATATTGTACGCAGCTTACTTGACTTGTGGCGTCACGCACCATTCTTTAAATGTGACACGCAAGTAAGTCCTGGGTATCATCGGAACAAGGAATGTCTCGTTCCAAACAAGGAATGTCTCGTTCCAAACAAGGAATGTCTCGTTCCAAACAAGGAATGTCTCGTTCCAAACAAGGAATGTCTCGTTCCAAACAAGGAATGTCTCGTTCCAAACAAGGAATGTCTCGTTCCGAACAAGGAATGTCTCGTTCCAAACAAAGAATGTCGAGTTCCAAACAAGGAATGTCGAGTTCCAAACAAGAACTGTCGCGTTCCAAACAAGGAATGTCTCGTTCCGAAGGCGCATTTATGACTTTTGCAAGCCGTCTATAATGTTCACCCTGCGTTATTTTGGGTGAAAAATACAGCACAAGCGCTGTACGCTGGGAATTATTACCCCTCTGGTGCGAAAGTAAGCAATATTTGCAGTTTGCGCCAAATAATTAGTATGACCAAGGCATTCCTAAAGATCGCAAAGTGCTTGAAGACTGCCAGAAGCTGGCTGTTGAAGATGGCAAGCTCGTTTATCAACCATTTTACAGCACCATCGACACCTTACATCGAGAAAAATACTACCCATATCAATACTGGTTATATTTTGCCTTCTTTAGCAGGTCCAGTCCTGCTTTTGGGTGGGGGTGGACCTGATGTGGAAGAGGCGATCCAGTGGATGATCAACGAGGTGAGAGGATGTAATAACTGCGACACCAAGGTTGATGTCGTAGTTATTCGCTCTTATGGTAGCCATGATTATAATCGGCTAATTTATGATATGAGAGGTGTAAGATCTGTTGAAACTCTAATCATTAGCAATAGAGATGATGCTAACAGAACAGATATTTTTGATAAAGTAAGACAAGCTGATGTAATTTTCTTTGCCGGCGGCGACCAATGTGAATACATCCGCAAGTGGCATAATACTAAATTAGAATTTGCTGTTAAGTCAGTTTATGCTAGACGCGGTGGTATTGGTGGTACTAGTGCAGGTGCGATGATCCAAAGTGAATATGTCTACGATGCTTGTGCTTGCATAGATAGCGTTGAAAGCAAAGATGCACTCGCAGATCCATACCAGAATCTGACCTTTACTTACAACTTTTTTCAATGGCACAATTTAAGGGGAAGTGTTGTAGATACCCATTTTGACAGCCGTAAAAGAATGGGTCGAATCATGGCTTTTATAGCGCGTCAAATTCAGGATGGTGTCTGTGAAAGTGCTTTAGGAATAGCTATTAGCGAAGAGACATCTGTTGTGGTGGATAAATACGGTTTAGCGAAAGTTATGGGGAGGGGTGCAGCATATTTTGTCCTCGCTGACCATTTACCAGAAGAATGTAAACCGCGAACTCCCCTCACTTTCCACGACTACAAAATTTGGCGCGTTCCCCGTGGTGATACTTTCGACTTGAAAAATAGACCGACAAGGGGATATTATCTGCGGAGTGTCAAGCGGGGAAGAATTGACTCCGATCCTTATTGAGGATACTGAGTCGCGAATAGGGATAACACCCATTTGATCGCCTATGTGAGGACGACAAGGCCTAGGGGCGCAAGGCCTTGCGCCCCTACAGAAAATGTGGTAATTGTATGAAAACGGCGATCGCGCCTAGACCAAAGTCGCTTGTTTGCGTAAACTGTGAATAGTGGCGATCGCATGTTTGGCGACGATATCAATCTCCTCTTGGGTATTGAAGCGTCCAATGCCAAACCGCACGGATGCATAAGCTAGTTGTTCACAATGTCCCAATGCTGTGAGAACATAAGAAGGGGCGGTGTTGGCTGAGGAGCAAGCTGAACCGGATGATATTGCCATGACTGGCTGTAATCCTAAAGAAAGGGCGGCGCCGTCTACTCCTTCAATGCTGATATTCAGGTTTCCGGCGATTCTTTGGCTGG
The Gloeotrichia echinulata CP02 DNA segment above includes these coding regions:
- a CDS encoding Type 1 glutamine amidotransferase-like domain-containing protein, producing the protein MTKAFLKIAKCLKTARSWLLKMASSFINHFTAPSTPYIEKNTTHINTGYILPSLAGPVLLLGGGGPDVEEAIQWMINEVRGCNNCDTKVDVVVIRSYGSHDYNRLIYDMRGVRSVETLIISNRDDANRTDIFDKVRQADVIFFAGGDQCEYIRKWHNTKLEFAVKSVYARRGGIGGTSAGAMIQSEYVYDACACIDSVESKDALADPYQNLTFTYNFFQWHNLRGSVVDTHFDSRKRMGRIMAFIARQIQDGVCESALGIAISEETSVVVDKYGLAKVMGRGAAYFVLADHLPEECKPRTPLTFHDYKIWRVPRGDTFDLKNRPTRGYYLRSVKRGRIDSDPY
- a CDS encoding zinc metalloprotease HtpX, with the protein product MSLQSGLNAFQEGRYQESVKLLEQFCRNCVDQNSSDYLSAQMWLVKAYQGAGELEKATIMVQKLMNSNNPEVRNWAQQARQTLPQTPPASQSQAFQTAGRAATAGVKLAMGGVGGSLVLASGVTMTLMFGMVLALGLSLVLILGSNDPLQGLAIAIGITIIFSILSFFLSPFLMDLIQSWLYQTRWVELAEVESLSPETARIIHQVCQQKQLKTPRLGIINDQNPTAFTYGSLPNSARLVVSQGLFTYLDDDEIATVYAHELGHIVHWDFAVMTVASTLVQICYLIYSTARRLTTGDDSKIKDAIQSVALAAYIFYILGTYLLLYLSRTREYFADHFAAETTGNPNGLSRALVKIAYGIVEEGSRSKEPSRLIEGTRALGIYDPKAAASTGTAYRIASDSQKIGRVFLWDMFNPWGWWMELNSTHPLTGKRVRALSTYAEQLGLPIEFDMGRVINEGKTLSKGKLYGNFLLDVVLYGSETIGLLAGLVIAAILWSSSQNPGLSMGAPFIGLGVGIVIKALVMFPSYQQAPATDVLTLMSDPYASPLRGQPAKLEGQLIGRGDAGYKFGSDLKIQDRSGMLYLHYASRFGPIGNFLFGMKRVQSLIGQQVEAVGWFRRGVAPWMDLIQLQSENGTIVNSYHRFWSFIMGGALMILGVVVQVYFR